The Lampris incognitus isolate fLamInc1 chromosome 4, fLamInc1.hap2, whole genome shotgun sequence genome segment TTCTGTGTTGGCCATTTTCTCCAGGCCAGCCAGTGCAGCATTGGGTTCAGTACTGTGCAGCTTGTCTAGGCTACCAGTAAGGCCGCCGATGGGCGAGCTACCCCCATTCCCCACACTGCCTGACATAGGTGGGAGGCCTCCATTCTGGATGACAGAAATTTCATTTGTCTTCATGGCCAGCCCGTTGGAGAACGCTGTGGCGTACTGATTCCAGAAACTGCCCGGGTCCCCGTTGCTTGCCCTTGATACCATGTCCTTCTGGAAGAGCTCAGGAAACTTGACAGGGTTGGTTCCCAAGAAGGCCATTGGCCCATCCACGGAGAGCCTACGGCCACGTCTAGCAGGAGCACTGTTCCACATGTGCGTGCCCATGTGAACCTGCATGGAAACATGAACAGAAACAGAGGggaggagaaagaagagacgaaagcagagggggggggggtgcagacagAAGGGGCGGGACGTTGAAAATTAGTGATGCTTACAAGCGTGGCCGCCAGACTTGCACATGAGATGAtgcaatggaaaaaaaatcatgtatgAGGGATAATTAAAATAACTTCACACCCTGAGTGTAGCACAGTTTGTTGTCTGTGCTTTGTGGGGTACTAGTATGGTGTCAACATCTTACATTGGCAGAGCTGATACATAGCATTTAATCTAAACCTTAATTTGCTTGTCTCACAAGGTGAACACAGGGCTTGAGCTAAGATTGCACTGTCCACTCTCATTGCTCAGGCCTGTATTGTATCGGACATTTCACCTTTGCCATGACCTTTCCATAATAAGGATAACCATTTTCCTCCATCTCAGTTTGATCAGATGATGGATTCAAATACTTGTGTTGTGAGCTAGCTTTTACATAGCCTATGGCACAAAGGAAAGTTTATAATATCCCAACAGCACCACTTACATCAAAGCCATAACCGGTAGACAAATCAAAGCACAAATAACCATAATTACTTCTAGTTATTATAATAAAATCCAAATAATGCATATAAAAAACCAACAATGCTTCAGAATGAACCCTTAACATATTTTTATGCATTTGAATTTCTTGACACTTCTGTGCAAAAGTCGATCGATGTCAAGAAAAAGAGCAGGGTCTTATTCTTAATAATCGATGGGAACTAggaaggttaaaaaaaacaaaccaaactaaACAAAAGCAGGATCAGGTATGGAAAACTATAGCCTGACCTGGATAAGGACTGTTGCCGCTGGTATTTGTAGGTAATGCTGTAAACTGAACAAATCCCAGCTGTGGTCTAATCGCATTTTCAAGTTTCTACCCAATAATTATATGAATGCGGTGATTCAACCTTTTCCATCAATGTACCCTTTTCTCGTCATCTTTATTCAGAGGTTCtctgaataaaataaaataaaaaaactttgAGAGCAAATTATACCACATAAATCATCTTCATATAACAGGCTTAGTTCTCTGGGTGTCACTAAACTTACCTTGAGGTTTCCTTTGGTGGTGAAAGCCCGaccacagatggtgcaggcaAATGGTTTCTCCCCAGTATGGGTTCTCTCATGGATCTGCAAAgcactggaggaggagaaagtcttCCCACAGGTGTTGCAGAAGTGCTGCTTTGGTGTCCGTCGTGGTGGGGCAGCTGACAGCACCGGTGAGGTGGAGGCAGATGATGTGACTAAGCCAGGAAGCATTTCCTTGTTCTCCGAGTGGAGGCTGTGGAGGAAGCCGTTGACCTCAGGCTTGATGAGGGAGCCTACAGAGAGGAGGGAAGGAGTAGGACTAGAGGACAAGCTGGTGCTGGAGGGCTCAAAGAGCTGTGAGGGCAGGTCTCTCATCTGATGGGTGAGCATGTGCTGCTTGAGGTTGCCCTTGGTGGAGAACCCCCGGTTACAGGCCGTGCAAATGAATGGTCGTTCTTTGGTATGGCTTCGGTAGTGAATGTCCAAGGCACTCTGACATGCAAATGTCTTCCCGCAGATGTCACAGGCTGTGTTCTTGATGGTGCTACGTTCACGGAAGGGGAAGATTATGCCCAGGGGCTCTTTAGCGGGGTTGACAGATGTCAGGTCTAGCGCTCCTATGCTGGATTGGTGAGAGTGCATGAGGCTTGCACTAATGTGCTCCAGGGATAAGGCCCTCTGGTGTCTTTCTTCCAGGCTAGGGGATCTGCGGTGTTGTGGCTGGATCCCAGTAGGGGATGGCGCCTGCATGGAGGAGGTAGATTCTGACACAGCTGGACTCCCAGCACTTTGGCTTTCAATATCTCCTCCCAGGGATGAAGAGTCGTTGGTGAGGCAGTCCCCTTCAACTGAGCCATTTACCACAGCTTTCAATCGGTTGGCTTGTTGTTCCTCCCTCTCATTATTATGGGCCTGCTGTTGGCCATTTGTTTCTTGTCCATCCTGGCTAGCTGCATCAAGAGGAGTTGGGGAATTACACAAGCTATCATGGGAGGCGTCAGCTGACCTTGGTGTGTCTGGGATACTGCTGTCCAGGCCCTCCTCCATGCCTTCAATGTTGTCATCTGAGAAATTATCATTTTCATCAAAGTTTCTCTCCTCAAATGAGCCTGTGTCAGAGCCCATGGACTCAGGGTAACTGTCAGGCAGTGGGGTGTTGGGGATCTGCCCACCCATGTGCATGCGGATGTGCTGCTGCAGAACCACAGCATTAGTGAACTTCTTCTGACATATGGGGCAGGAGTGTTGGACTCTCAGTGGCGGCATGGCCCTGTGGACACTGTAGTGCGTCTTCAGATTGCCCTTGGTGGTGAATGCCCTGCCACAGACCTTGCACTTAAAGGGCCTTTCCCCAGTGTGAGTGCGGTAATGCATTTTCAGTGCACTCTGGCAGCTAAGCACACGGTGGCAGATGACACACTCATTGGGGTCTGTCACTTTCCTGTCAATGTTCTCTACAAGCTGCTGTAGCTTAGAGGTCTCGGACCCCTGGAGAGGATCTAGAATGCCACCAAAGGGGAACTTAGCCTTAAACTGCTCAGACATGAGGGGCATAAGAGGATTGGTCATCATGGGAGGGCTGTTAGATGTTGTGTACTCAGCTGTGCTCTCTGAGGCAGAGCTCATATTTGTGGTGAGGCTAGAGGAGTGGCTTCCCTCTTCAGTTTTTCCATTTGAGGTAGGCAAGGTTGCACCTTCAACCTCTCCAGTCACTCCATCGTTACTTCTAGCCGACGGCTCGGTGGCACCTGAGTCACTCTTAGCAGTAACAGTAGGGCTGGTTATGGCTATTGAATGATCCTCTTTTTTGATGAAATGTGGTAAGCTAGGCATGGTTGGTGGCAGTAGCATGCCTACTGAGGAAGTCAAAGTGGACAAGACAGGCTTACTATCCAGCCAGCTGGTGACAGGCTTTTCCGGGGGCATCGACATGCCATATGGAATGCCCGTGCTCGTTGGTATGTTGTCTAAATGCTCAGGTACAGGGTAGGGGTTCATCTGTATGTGTGGATATTTCTCTTTATGACGTTGGAAATGGACCTTCAGGTTGCCACGGGTGGAGAAGCGGTTACCACAGATGTTACACTTGTACGGCCTTTCCCCAGTATGAGAGCGCAGGTGGATCTGCAAGGCACTGTCACTCCCAAACACCTTGGCACAAAATCGACACTTATGCTTGAAGAAAGTGTCATCTGAGCTGCTCTTGTGCTCAAACGATGTAACATTCGGTGGCTTGCCTTTCCTCTGCTGGGCCAGAGCTGCTAATGAGTTGAGGTCCTCGACAGTGGTGCCAACACTGGGAATGGAGCTAGAAAACATGGGGTTGCCAGGTGGGGGCTGAGGTAGAAGTGGGTTGACTGTAGAGTTTAACAAGCTACTTATCCCAAATGCTGGAGTAGATGATGTGGCTAGTGAGGGGTTGCTGAGCTGAGAATGGAGGCTGCTCATATGACTCGACCTCTTCTCAGAGGAATGGGCATTGATTGTTGACGGCCCCAGTGTGCTAATGCTCTGAGATGTCTCACTACTACTGTGGCTTGGCTGAGGTAGCTGTGCCGCtgcagccagctgcttcaggctgCTGATACTGGCTGACTGACTAGCCAGACTCTGTGCTAGGCCTGCGGCTGCAGCCAGCTGTTGAGATAGATGGGAACTAAGTGTAGAGAGCGGGCTGGCAGCAGGCCCCATCGTGCCTGGAGCAGAATTTGGGGGAACCTGCATTTCTGGAGACTGGGATGCCAGGAGCAGGATCTGGTTACGGATCTGCTCAATGAGCTGAAGCTGGTGGATCTGTTGTTGTTGTAGGGCTAGGAGTTGTTCCATCAGAGCTGGTACTGCCACCCTGGGGCCCCCTGAGGAGCGGGCCTCCTGAGAAAACTGGGCCACTGCCACTTTGGTGCTCTGAAGGTTTTCTATGATAACGTTGCTGTTGATCATGGAGAAGTTCCCTAGTTCAGTCAGATTGCCGAGCTGAGGTAAAGGGGCAGAAATAGCTGAAGTACCCACTGCAGGGCCTGAACTGCCCCTACCGCCATTGCTACTGCCTGTGTTTATGGGACTCCCACTCTCTTCGTGGCTACCTTCCTCTTCATGCCCACTACTGACTCCAGAAACATCCATGTCCATGGATTCTTCTTTTTCGAGAGCACTGGGCTCCAAAAGGTCACTGCACTCTGCTTGATCAGTGTTATTAGCTGTGTCATTCATCTGGTCATCAGGATTATTGGGAGGGGAGCCAGGCGAGAAGGTTCCAGTGGGGGAGGGAGGATGTTCATTCACAATCAGAACTAATTGATTCTTAGTGCAATTCTTCTGGTGTTCTTCAAGATCCAGAAGTTCAAAGAACTCGGCACAACATCTGCTGCAGACGTGGGCATCTGACTCCTTGCAGGGGGTGTCCTCCGAACAAGGTTCTGTGTCCCCTGAAAAACAAAGAGGGGAAACAGAGGATTAGTGAttaaaaatgttttgcagctgaagaAGCAGCTTTATCTCCTCAAATTCCATTGTTGTTAATCTTAAGTTAATCAGTTTTACACTTATCCCCTTGATGTGTTCACAAAAACAACGATCAAAAAGCAACAATAAGCCACAGAAATGAGAAAAAGCCGTATTCAATGCAGTGGCCTCTGAAACATGATAAGAGAGGAAACAAAATCAATAGCACTACTCAAATATTGCCTAAAAGTGAGCTTTGAAGATGTACATATAGGTTTCATCAGTCCAACTGAAGGTAATCATTTTCTTCAGATAATCCATCAAAATATAGACTACTGTGAAGTGAGGACATTGGGGTCTTAATGAAATTTCATAGAAAGACATTGATTTCCTATATTCCTTGCCCTTCAAAGTCTGCTTGTCCACTCGGCGCAAATCAAGCATTTGAAGGACTTATTAGAGTTTCAATTTACTGTCAACTTTGCTCATTTTCAGTCCACTATAGGCATCTTGGACAGGTTATCCATGCCACTAAACTAATTTGTATCCATTCAGGCTGCAAtcatagtgagacatgaagaAAAGACCCTGTGGCATCCAGATTGCTATGTGCACCCACTTAGGCACAATAAACCAAGCAGGATTAAAAAACCTTTTTAATTTGTTGACTCTCTTTTTATTTTATCTACCATGATTACAATGCCTTAGGTGAATCAAGTTTGAATCATACTGAATTAATTAAAGTTATCATAATCAAAAGTTttactactgacacattacacattAATCAAAATAAAGTCTTCTATCAAAACCATTATCACGTCATAAAATTATGAAACAAAATGTGAATGGCTTGAATATAAACGACTGAGTGATTGTGAAGGGCGAGCGTGGATGCATGAGTATGCATGCCTCACAAACTTGCCAGAGCTGAGAAACTAGACACACCATCTCCCAAAACAAGTCATACGGGCAAAGTGAGTAATTCGAAACAGAAAATATtttgaaaacaaagaaaaaaagcaaaagtCATATCAGCCATTACAATATGCATGGAAATTAGTTTCTGTCCCtttcatttaaaaaagaaaaaaaatccgaccccccacccccccaaaaatatCATAGTGGGTCAGTTGGAGGAGAGAAAATGCGAGACAACGCCGCTGGCCTCTGAACCACTGTTGTGCTCTAGACTTTCCCTATTCTTTTCCctttttgtcacacttaaatctCACTGTTTAACATACAAGTTGATTTACAAATTGCATTTCTCTATGAATCCTTTTCATTGTGACTCTGGCCCCCTCAACATTTTCATCAGGGGTAAGGATTCATTTGCAAATGAAACCCAGAGGAGAGCGGCCCTGCCCCACAGAGAGACAGGATGCCTTCCCATTGTTCACACAGCATGGGAGCGGCGGGATTGTCGGCACAGGCTGGCCCTGCTCATCTCAGTCGACTCAAAGCAGATCCTGTTTAATTCAGGGATTATCTCCCTCAATGTTTCTCTGCTCGGAGACATCAGATAACGCAAAGTTGCCATGACAGTAAACCCCGGCCCTCACACCACCGCCACTTTGCAAACAGCAGACTCAACTTTAATGATAACTTTAGAtgttaccccccaccccacccacccacctcttcctgcacacacacacacacacacacacacacacactggccaaaGCATTA includes the following:
- the sall1a gene encoding sal-like protein 1a — translated: MSRRKQAKPQHFQSEPHQPLSEHNGDTEPCSEDTPCKESDAHVCSRCCAEFFELLDLEEHQKNCTKNQLVLIVNEHPPSPTGTFSPGSPPNNPDDQMNDTANNTDQAECSDLLEPSALEKEESMDMDVSGVSSGHEEEGSHEESGSPINTGSSNGGRGSSGPAVGTSAISAPLPQLGNLTELGNFSMINSNVIIENLQSTKVAVAQFSQEARSSGGPRVAVPALMEQLLALQQQQIHQLQLIEQIRNQILLLASQSPEMQVPPNSAPGTMGPAASPLSTLSSHLSQQLAAAAGLAQSLASQSASISSLKQLAAAAQLPQPSHSSSETSQSISTLGPSTINAHSSEKRSSHMSSLHSQLSNPSLATSSTPAFGISSLLNSTVNPLLPQPPPGNPMFSSSIPSVGTTVEDLNSLAALAQQRKGKPPNVTSFEHKSSSDDTFFKHKCRFCAKVFGSDSALQIHLRSHTGERPYKCNICGNRFSTRGNLKVHFQRHKEKYPHIQMNPYPVPEHLDNIPTSTGIPYGMSMPPEKPVTSWLDSKPVLSTLTSSVGMLLPPTMPSLPHFIKKEDHSIAITSPTVTAKSDSGATEPSARSNDGVTGEVEGATLPTSNGKTEEGSHSSSLTTNMSSASESTAEYTTSNSPPMMTNPLMPLMSEQFKAKFPFGGILDPLQGSETSKLQQLVENIDRKVTDPNECVICHRVLSCQSALKMHYRTHTGERPFKCKVCGRAFTTKGNLKTHYSVHRAMPPLRVQHSCPICQKKFTNAVVLQQHIRMHMGGQIPNTPLPDSYPESMGSDTGSFEERNFDENDNFSDDNIEGMEEGLDSSIPDTPRSADASHDSLCNSPTPLDAASQDGQETNGQQQAHNNEREEQQANRLKAVVNGSVEGDCLTNDSSSLGGDIESQSAGSPAVSESTSSMQAPSPTGIQPQHRRSPSLEERHQRALSLEHISASLMHSHQSSIGALDLTSVNPAKEPLGIIFPFRERSTIKNTACDICGKTFACQSALDIHYRSHTKERPFICTACNRGFSTKGNLKQHMLTHQMRDLPSQLFEPSSTSLSSSPTPSLLSVGSLIKPEVNGFLHSLHSENKEMLPGLVTSSASTSPVLSAAPPRRTPKQHFCNTCGKTFSSSSALQIHERTHTGEKPFACTICGRAFTTKGNLKVHMGTHMWNSAPARRGRRLSVDGPMAFLGTNPVKFPELFQKDMVSRASNGDPGSFWNQYATAFSNGLAMKTNEISVIQNGGLPPMSGSVGNGGSSPIGGLTGSLDKLHSTEPNAALAGLEKMANTENGTHFRFTRFMEDNKEIATN